The window ATCGTGGCAGGCAGCTGGTGATTCGTCTTCGGGGTCAATTTTTCCCACCCTCTCAAAGCAGTCAGAACCTCCTGCCACCACTTCCCTGGATACCCCTCCCCTCTGTAAGGATTCCTCTGATTTGAGTTTGAGGACAAAGTGCATCCAGCTTCTCCATGGTGCCCTCGATCCAGAAACTTCCAAGGAAGCAGAGGGGAAGACTGCAGATCTGGCCCGCGTCATAGAGGTGCACATCCACGCGCTGCACCATGCAAACCAGGCCAAATACAAGGCCTGCATCAGGAGTAAGGTGACCAACCTAAGGAACCCCAAAAATGGCCACCTTCGGTGTGGTCTCCTGGGCGGCAGCCTGGGGCCGGAAGTCTTCGCCAGGATGTCTTTGGAGGAGATGGCCAACGAGGAGCTCCAGCGTCTGAGGGAGGAGTACTCATCGCAGGGGGTGAGTGAGAGGCAGCTACCCCAGGGGGTGGAGGGGACGCCCACCCAGAAGTTGCGGTGCAGGCGGTGTGATGGGTCGGACTGCAGAGTGACGCAGGTGTCCCGGGGCACTCTGTTTCTGCCGGCGTGGGTCCGCCAGGCCACCGCAGACCAGGATGCCATGACCTTTGTGACCTGTAGCAGGTGTGGGGAGCAGTGGTACCACAGCGGCTGGGTGTGCCTCTGATAGGCCATCCTCACCACACTACATGTAAAATGCCTTCTTTGTTTTTGTCGAGATTCTGTTGAAATGGCTTTACCCTATCAAACTGAATAATGTCATGTTTTAATCACAGAAATAAAGGGACATTTTACCACATGATTATGCATTACATTGTCATTAAACTTGCTGCGCTACATACTGTAATACAAATGTGGTTCTCTTTCTTTTACTATTTATTTCTCAATCTGGCATTAATAGGTACTGTGTGTTTAGAATGGGGTCtttctgtgtgtgagaacagaaGATGTTGACATTTCTGTTGAGCTGCAGATTAAGACCCATGTGGCCTTCCTGTGGCCACGTGACCCTGTGAGCAGCACAAGGAGCATGTGACCCATTAATCAGCCCAAGATACAACTCTGGCAAGGTCATGTCTAGAAGGCATACAGTTTATGTCAAAAGTAGATTtttattttagctaacccttttcctgacctaaacttaattatcctaacctgcagcgtaaattctcctaacctgctccgGCCAGAGGTTTGCTGATCTCCCATGATCCCTCACTTTCTAGCCCACAGCCAGTGCTAATGACTCAGGATCCCATCATTGTGATGACAGTGAAGTCTTAGAATTCCAGAAAGATCTGTGCTAGTTGGACAAAGTTGGCTAAATGAGCTATTCTCTGTAGGCAGGGATAGTGGTTTGAGAATATATGGAATGGTAGCAGTATTTTGTTTTACATAAGATTATAATAAATGGTTATATTGTtaaagaatcaaatcaaatgaaatggtatttgtcacatacacatggttagcagatgttaatgcgagtgtagcgaaatgcttgtgcttctagttccgacaatgcagtaataaccaacgagtaatctaacctaacaattccacaactactaccttatacacacaagtgtaaagggataaagaatatgtacataaagatatatgattgagtgatggtacagaacggcaagatgcagtagatggtacagagtacagtatataaacataaagtggctagttatacatttttacatcaattaaTATACCCATTATATTAATTAATGTTATGTTTAATGGGTATATATTTCATTGAAATGGCCATTGAACAGTAGGAATTATTGTATATTATTTGTTCTCATCTGTGTTTTTGTAATGTGTctgttttattttatctttatttaactaggcaagtcagttaagaacaaattcttattttcaatgacagcctaggaacagtgggttaactgcctgttcaagggcagaacgacagatttgtaccttgtcagctcatgggtttgaacttgcaaccttccggttactagtccactaggctaccctgccgcccccgtCTGTACATTAGAGATATCTGTATCGGAGTCATTGGAGATAACATTCTGTTTTATCAACTGAATTAAGTTTGTGTTTCACTATCAGTATGTCATGTGTATTTTCAAGGAGTGTCTTTTCCAAAGTCCATGCAGTTCCCTATCTTATTGATAGTTTCCCTGTTTATAGCCTTTAACTTTTCAATCATTGTCTGGCGACTTTCTTTCtttgagagacacacacatgcatgctcaGGCAGTATGTGTGTACTGCACATGGTGGTACTTACAAACATAGACACACCTTTACAATCATTCACATTCACACTGTTTAATACTTTGTGCATGCTTTTCTGCCCACTCCCACACTGATAATATTACAATAGATAAACATTATCAAGTGGAAAGTCCACATTCTCATATCTTTTAAAGAGCATACTATTGCTGATACGGTACATTGAGGTACAGCAGAATGAaatgtaggggagagtggggtaagttggttgaaaaggggtaagttgagccacccttgtttctaggcaaaccatacacaaaatgtatatttttacCAAATATTTAGGGAGAGGCCATCCTTTCATGGAGTCTGttaaggaagaaaccacatggaaaaagtggcAGGCAAGTTATTTGCaaaaaaaacagattttcacCAAGTTATAGGAATttgtgttagaggtttcatgattattgtatctaaaccaaagtagatcattttaagatagttctatacatcagttggggtcaatatgaggtcctaaacctagcatgaaattGCATcattgtagctgtgtgggctaacatagtcaaatgtttgccttggggtaagttgagccaatggcaagttgagTAAATTGAAGTGTTTTGTTCCCAGGCGCTGGCATATGAGATAACAACAGGGCCTGGTCTGTTAAAAGTTTAAAATAATAATTGTTTGGTGTTAAGCTTGTGTTAAAATATGCTTAGAATtattaaaatataaaaaattattGTGATtctgttgaattgtgtttgggaaataaatATAGACATGGTTTTAAACATTTGTATGCGGCTTAATTTACCTTCTCCCTGGGCTCACAACTTACCCCATactacaatttatcttcttaaaatctgattttaaaccaaaccctaaccttaactacaCTAACGCTAACGTCATGCTTAACCTAAATTCATATTTAGACTTTTGTGGCCAATTCTGACTTTGTGGTTGTGCTTTCTAGTGTAAACCGTATTCTTGTCACAACGGGGCTTGGCTATCCTTGACAAAGTGCAGTGTTTGAGTGATTGACTGTGTCATCGACTAAAATATTGCTATAACATATGTTGTAATTAAAAAACTATCCATTGCATTGTAAGATCTGACATGTGTATGCAACTCCTGGGCAGAGGAAAGCGCCCATTGTATAGAACGTTACAGTAACGTCATTACAATATTACCAGAGATGTTTTGTATGGGCATTGCAATGGCCACATTCAAATGCCATGACGCATCAGTGTTTAGAATGTCAATTTTCTGCGATACTTTTTCAGTAGTAAAAgcaccattacacacacattaataGCTTCCTTTATCCATTTAGCCCACAGTAGGCGTGACAAACGATCGGTCATATGAGAGTCAGTAGCGCTCGAGCAGTCCTGCCCAGTAGCGCCAAGTCACCGGGAAACCTCGGCCGCTCGTGAGGATTTTGCAAAGGGATGGAGCGGTACGGCGACGTACATTATAAACATCAAGGTACAGTTGCAACCAATTGATACTTTTCGTAGCTAGATATTTCAGACTTTCACATTTAACTGAAATTCTATTTGTTTACCAGTTAGCCTAGCCAGCTACAAGAAGCCAGCTGATGTTTAGGCTTCGCGCATGATCTCACAGACTACGTGGTTCATGGCAAGCGAGCAGTTCGAGACAACTGGGAACTGAAAAAAGAACGAGGTCAAATcagtcagtgatcttcaggtcggaatgTCGGAGCTCTAAGAAAGATGCCCAAGTCTCCGAATTgtaattccgagttggatgaccgttcaaacgATTTTGTTCTCCAGTCAGAGCTCGTTTTTGcctagttgtcttgaacgcaTTGAAGTCAAGGATGTCCTACTTCCCAGTTGTTTTTGAACGCGTATATTCATTAGCAGTCTTTATTCCTAATGTTTGTTTGTTATTTAGACCGTGGGAGTCCGCTATACTTACTCCATATGACAGTCTTGTTGTGTACCTGCTAATCAGCCTACTACCAAAGCAAGTTGGTTTCCAATAGCCTATAACGTCACAGAGCTATAGCCTACGTCCAGATCATCCTCGCGATGGATATGTGTTCACTTTTATCTAAGTGTGTCATCAAACAAACAAAGCACAAACATTCCAAGCTTCTGCGCATGTTCTATCCAACCAAGTTCTCTGTTGGCTAGTGATGGAAGTTATGCTGGGGATAGGACCAGAGTGTCTTGTTCTACAAATCTAAGGTGGGATATTTGAATAGGGCTCGTTGTTTAATAGATAGAGCATTACCATAGTTAcataaaagttttaaaaaacacCATTGATTACAATGCTGATAAtgctcaattttttttttttttaattcgaACCAGAACAGTAGGCCTACTTCCCCTTTAAATCTTGTGACTGGTGAGAGCCA is drawn from Oncorhynchus keta strain PuntledgeMale-10-30-2019 chromosome 37, Oket_V2, whole genome shotgun sequence and contains these coding sequences:
- the LOC118372292 gene encoding transcription elongation factor A N-terminal and central domain-containing protein isoform X1, with protein sequence MLQQVPVGHRKTKQIWRLTAQELQFDSSVSKNMTTMDIKQITHHALQMDKFNRAGNYGNIMPLLTALDNACVTCEQLQGTDIVRVLYRLLKTCSDNSVKKTAKHLLSKWKELYSHPYHISKENGSEEESTVIVESMLADKACLADRGGLAAGDASKPVELGVSCEHVVFHTGSEDRTLKNETKCGRAKGEGLSSWQAAGDSSSGSIFPTLSKQSEPPATTSLDTPPLCKDSSDLSLRTKCIQLLHGALDPETSKEAEGKTADLARVIEVHIHALHHANQAKYKACIRSKVTNLRNPKNGHLRCGLLGGSLGPEVFARMSLEEMANEELQRLREEYSSQGVSERQLPQGVEGTPTQKLRCRRCDGSDCRVTQVSRGTLFLPAWVRQATADQDAMTFVTCSRCGEQWYHSGWVCL
- the LOC118372292 gene encoding transcription elongation factor A N-terminal and central domain-containing protein isoform X2 gives rise to the protein MTTMDIKQITHHALQMDKFNRAGNYGNIMPLLTALDNACVTCEQLQGTDIVRVLYRLLKTCSDNSVKKTAKHLLSKWKELYSHPYHISKENGSEEESTVIVESMLADKACLADRGGLAAGDASKPVELGVSCEHVVFHTGSEDRTLKNETKCGRAKGEGLSSWQAAGDSSSGSIFPTLSKQSEPPATTSLDTPPLCKDSSDLSLRTKCIQLLHGALDPETSKEAEGKTADLARVIEVHIHALHHANQAKYKACIRSKVTNLRNPKNGHLRCGLLGGSLGPEVFARMSLEEMANEELQRLREEYSSQGVSERQLPQGVEGTPTQKLRCRRCDGSDCRVTQVSRGTLFLPAWVRQATADQDAMTFVTCSRCGEQWYHSGWVCL